In the genome of Raphanus sativus cultivar WK10039 chromosome 4, ASM80110v3, whole genome shotgun sequence, one region contains:
- the LOC108849558 gene encoding uncharacterized protein LOC108849558, translating to MSSSPSPISSETTKISEEIDPKNVSLFENFLHSFTHPDSSLDDFASFDSFSVLFQNNIRALSVSRGRITCSVVVTPALTNYFNGLHGGAVASIAERLSMACARTIVSEEKQLFLGELSMSYLSAAPVSSELVVEGSVVRSGRNLTVVNVEFKMKDTMKVTYLSRATFYQSLVSKL from the exons atgtcttcttctccttctccgatCTCGTCCGAGACGACGAAGATATCCGAAGAAATCGATCCCAAGAACGTATCCCTATTCGAAAACTTCCTCCACTCCTTCACCCACCCAGACTCCTCCCTCGACGATTTCGCCTCCTTCGACTCATTCTCCGTCTTGTTCCAGAACAACATCAGAGCTCTCTCCGTCTCACGTGGCCGTATCACGTGCTCCGTCGTCGTCACGCCTGCCCTTACC aattacTTTAATGGGTTACACGGAGGAGCAGTGGCGTCAATTGCAGAGAGATTATCAATGGCTTGCGCGAGAACCATCGTGTCGGAAGAGAAACAGCTGTTCCTCGGTGAATTGAGTATGTCTTATCTCTCTGCTGCTCCAGTTTCG AGTGAATTGGTGGTGGAAGGATCAGTGGTGAGGAGTGGGAGGAACCTGACGGTGGTGAATGTTGAGTTCAAGATGAAGGATACCATGAAAGTCACTTACCTATCTCGTGCTACTTTTTACCAATCTCTCGTCTCCAAGCTTTAA